The DNA sequence TCACGAGCATCTTCTTCTTCCGAAGGCCGGCAGAACCTTCTGTAGTTTTTTTGTCTGTCTGTTTGTCCTAAAATAGGCATTTTAGAAAATGGGTTTGTGTTAAGCATGATGTCAAAGATCTTAGGGGTGttaatttgtgcatttttgggtTGGAGATTTACTGGCTTGCAGCTGCTTTTGTCTTTTTACACGGGACTAGAACCGGCTATATATGCAGCAGCTGTTGTTCCCAACGGTGCCGATAAACCACTGGAGGAGTTGATAGAAGAGACTATGGGTAACCATGAAATGCTGGTAATGACAACCTTAGGTATATGAAAATTAGATGGCTTGCACAAGTACTGCTTCTCTTCATGAGACTGATTGTTTATTATTGCATCATTCTTCCGTTCAAACCTCCATTACCAACCAATAAGAAaggcaaaagagaaaaagatgattacttattaaataaagaaagcaagaaagaaTTATGGtcgaaaataaaatagaacctACCTGTACTAccaacttaattaaaagcaaatGCTTTGGACATAATAACTTAGCTCCTCAATAGAACccagaaatttcatttttttttaagtagaaccCAGAAAATTCATATCACgttcatacatgcatacatgatcCAATTGCAGGAGCTCAAACCCAGTGTTTCAATCATCCTCATGATCGCTCTCGTCGCTAAAATAGCTAGCTTTCTtggccttcttcttcttcttatccCTAGCCAACCCCTCGCGCTCTTCCCCCGTCAATAACCTCTGGCCGGCACCATCGTCCACTACCGACGCCCAATTATCATCGTCAAATCGCTCCTCATCGTCCCCACCATTGTCAAAACCcgtttcctcttcttcctcctcctccttctgtGCCCCGCCGCCACGAGATCTTTTGGGAATGGGGCGCTCCCTGGGGCCCAGCTGGTTCTTAGGGCACTCGTAGGAGAGGTGGCCCAGATCGCCGCACTCGTAGCAGCGGGACTTATCCTTGTATACCCGCTTCCTGATGAATTCCGGGGCTCGGCCGTTGTCGGCCGCGATGGAAGCCGAGATGGTCCTCCCATTGAGGATCTTCCCTTGCATCTGACGCTCCGCGGAGACCGCGTCTCCCGGGGAGACGAATTGGATAAAGGCGACGCCGCGGCTGAGGCGGGTTGCGCGGTCCTTGAGAACGGTCACGCGCGCGACTTTGCCAAAGTTGGAGAAGAGCTGGTGGAGGTCGGAGTTGGTGAGGGAGTAGTCGAGGTTCGATACGTAGACAGTCGACTTGGAGGGGGCGAGGCCGCCGGAGCCACCGCCTTTGGGTTTGTTATTGTGACGTTTCGAGGGGGTGGTGGCCGTGGGATTTGTataagaagaagaggaagaagggtAGCGGTGGTAGAAGgtgtcgtcgtcgtcgtcgctGCTGTTACTCTTCCGCACCATAGCCTTTTTCTCTCT is a window from the Juglans regia cultivar Chandler chromosome 7, Walnut 2.0, whole genome shotgun sequence genome containing:
- the LOC109003285 gene encoding U11/U12 small nuclear ribonucleoprotein 31 kDa protein; translation: MVRKSNSSDDDDDTFYHRYPSSSSSYTNPTATTPSKRHNNKPKGGGSGGLAPSKSTVYVSNLDYSLTNSDLHQLFSNFGKVARVTVLKDRATRLSRGVAFIQFVSPGDAVSAERQMQGKILNGRTISASIAADNGRAPEFIRKRVYKDKSRCYECGDLGHLSYECPKNQLGPRERPIPKRSRGGGAQKEEEEEEETGFDNGGDDEERFDDDNWASVVDDGAGQRLLTGEEREGLARDKKKKKAKKASYFSDESDHEDD